The proteins below come from a single Xyrauchen texanus isolate HMW12.3.18 chromosome 3, RBS_HiC_50CHRs, whole genome shotgun sequence genomic window:
- the ckap2l gene encoding cytoskeleton-associated protein 2-like isoform X2, translating into MRVKTLAELDKKITNSTSSKTKLGTGSLARPPPLCSSNSRNASLFLHKPAVCQAEFQRSQSNRIASIHIAAQRKLHKAEKTGLFSHTANGTHQQSHQNVQSNANKQTRSSSSSANKTQKSKNSSLVSIGGLSQSERGIPYKGTDNRHTKTDHQLKRPLDKKLVSVNMVAKISVQTTSTAKMQLKSQNPANRNETKIQTNNVSKTQAVPAKLPQKHRNQSAAPKLGNNSKTHNTNAQCNKQMTRKTQSTTERPNQRKDISHVDTRVDAAKSISLNSIINKATRTSVSSTVFKPANSGNMAVIKNKPQTAVKLTNATASTKPFGRNTKSSVLPQSTNAPQDLQPLTKRSSQAKPTVQFQTPKPSLCPSTQGVRTAPVDGRKKPTAAQEERLRKLQEWRDARGVTYKRPPMPVRLVRRKTVSAFPQPYWTSMEQEEYVHDFVFAVGRSLDDCIKLLQQGCPVEQVKDVLSRVPMAQKFAKYWICQARLMEREGNLEILPMFQEAVRVVREPVDELRSVVFEILKKRQAQDLSPVPNEPVETETDDEQEAHDNIMCTPKPVSALICGMRGDSSVVKYKITATPGGKRSQQGGEPGRVDGHEIRFFTPVRRSVRIGKTSLCYPTALQEHDPCVTSLCDLVVGDESNGELKGDAQPQSSPVYVFRENEALRDHVTVQLVYPDEVET; encoded by the exons ATGAGAGTGAAGACATTGGCAGAGCTTGATAAAAAGATTACCAACTCCAcctcatcaaaaacaaaactcgGAACTGGTTCGTTAGCCAGACCCCCACCACTGTGTTCCAGTAATTCCCGTAATGCTTCACTGTTCTTGCACAAACCTGCTGTTTGCCAAGCAGAATTTCAGAGGTCACAGAGCAACAGAATAGCTTCCATTCATATTGCTGCACAAAGGAAACTGCACAAAGCTGAGAAAACTGGTCTGTTTTCCCACACAGCAAATGGAACCCATCAGCAAAGCCATCAGAATGTCCAAAGCAACGCCAACAAGCAAACTCGGTCATCTTCCAGCTCTGCAAATAAGACTCAGAAGTCAAAAAATTCAAGTCTGGTTTCAATCGGTGGTCTTTCACAATCTGAACGTGGTATCCCCTATAAAGGAACAGATAACAGGCATACTAAGACAGACCATCAGTTAAAGAGGCCTTTGGATAAAAAATTGGTTTCAGTTAACATGGTTGCAAAAATTAGTGTCCAAACAACCTCAACTGCCAAGATGCAACTGAAGAGCCAAAATCCAGCAAACCGGAATGAGACAAAAATTCAGACAAACAATGTTTCTAAAACCCAGGCTGTGCCAGCAAAACTCCCACAAAAGCACAGAAATCAGAGTGCAGCACCAAAACTTGGGAATAACAgcaaaacacacaacacaaatgcTCAGTGCAATAAGCAGATGACCCGAAAAACACAATCCACAACAGAAAGGCCAAATCAGAGAAAGGACATTTCACATGTTGACACAAGAGTAGATGCTGCGAAAAGCATATCTCTTAACTCTATCATAAATAAAGCCACGAGAacaagtgtctcttcaactgTGTTTAAGCCTGCAAATAGTGGAAATATGGCAGTCATCAAAAATAAACCACAAACTGCAGTTAAACTAACCAATGCCACTGCGTCCACCAAACCATTTGGTCGAAACACCAAGAGTTCTGTGCTGCCACAGTCTACCAATGCCCCTCAAGACCTTCAGCCACTCACTAAGAGATCCAGCCAGGCCAAGCCAACCGTGCAGTTTCAGACTCCTAAACCCAGTTTGTGTCCCAGTACTCAGGGTGTCAGGACAGCCCCTGTGGATGGAAGGAAGAAGCCGACTGCAGCTCAGGAGGAGAGACT GCGTAAACTTCAGGAGTGGCGGGATGCAAGGGGTGTTACATATAAACGTCCCCCAATGCCTGTCCGGCTGGTGAGGAGGAAGACGGTCTCTGCTTTTCCTCAGCCATATTGGACTTCTATGGAGCAGGAAGAATATGTTCATGACTTTGTCTTTGCTGTGGGCCGATCACTTGATGACTGCATTAAATTATTACAGcag GGTTGCCCGGTGGAGCAGGTCAAAGACGTCCTGTCTCGGGTGCCAATGGCACAGAAGTTTGCCAAATACTGGATCTGCCAAGCCAGATTGATGGAAAGAGAAGGAAATCTAGAGATCCTGCCTATGTTCCAGGAGGCTGTTCGTGTAGTAAGAGAG CCAGTGGATGAGCTCCGATCTGTGGTTTTTGAGATCCTTAAAAAGAGACAGGCTCAAG atttgTCTCCTGTTCCTAATGAGCCTGTAGAGACTGAGACAGATGATGAGCAGGAAGCCCATGATAACATAATGTGTACTCCAAAACCTGTCAGTGCCCTCATATGTGGAATGAGGGGAGACTCATCTGTTGTCAAATATAAAATTACAGCCACCCCAGG aGGGAAGAGGAGTCAGCAGGGAGGAGAACCTGGACGAGTAGACGGGCATGAAATCCGCTTCTTTACCCCAGTGCGCCGTTCAGTACGGATTGGGAAAACCTCTTTGTGCTATCCCACAGCCTTGCAGGAACATGACCCATGTGTGACCTCTCTTTGTGACCTTGTGGTCGGGGACGAGAGTAATGGAGAGCTCAAAGGTGACGCACAACCCCAGAGCTCCCCTGTGTATGTGTTCCGGGAAAATGAAGCACTGAGAGACCATGTTACAGTTCAACTTGTTTATCCAGATGAGGTTGAAACATAA
- the ckap2l gene encoding cytoskeleton-associated protein 2-like isoform X1: METATNEHVSNLSKTEQRKLKLAEYLAAKGRLKAPNPKPYLKDKPVTKKLTETKEKSKITGDEKENCDINGTNVKEIMRVKTLAELDKKITNSTSSKTKLGTGSLARPPPLCSSNSRNASLFLHKPAVCQAEFQRSQSNRIASIHIAAQRKLHKAEKTGLFSHTANGTHQQSHQNVQSNANKQTRSSSSSANKTQKSKNSSLVSIGGLSQSERGIPYKGTDNRHTKTDHQLKRPLDKKLVSVNMVAKISVQTTSTAKMQLKSQNPANRNETKIQTNNVSKTQAVPAKLPQKHRNQSAAPKLGNNSKTHNTNAQCNKQMTRKTQSTTERPNQRKDISHVDTRVDAAKSISLNSIINKATRTSVSSTVFKPANSGNMAVIKNKPQTAVKLTNATASTKPFGRNTKSSVLPQSTNAPQDLQPLTKRSSQAKPTVQFQTPKPSLCPSTQGVRTAPVDGRKKPTAAQEERLRKLQEWRDARGVTYKRPPMPVRLVRRKTVSAFPQPYWTSMEQEEYVHDFVFAVGRSLDDCIKLLQQGCPVEQVKDVLSRVPMAQKFAKYWICQARLMEREGNLEILPMFQEAVRVVREPVDELRSVVFEILKKRQAQDLSPVPNEPVETETDDEQEAHDNIMCTPKPVSALICGMRGDSSVVKYKITATPGGKRSQQGGEPGRVDGHEIRFFTPVRRSVRIGKTSLCYPTALQEHDPCVTSLCDLVVGDESNGELKGDAQPQSSPVYVFRENEALRDHVTVQLVYPDEVET, translated from the exons ATGGAAACAGCAACGAATGAACACGTATCTAATCTATCTAAAACAG AGCAGCGCAAACTTAAATTGGCAGAATACCTGGCAGCAAAAGGCAGACTGAAAGCACCTAATCCAAA ACCTTATCTAAAGGACAAGCCTGTTACGAAGAAACTTACAGAAACTAAGGAGAAATCTAAAATT ACAGGTGATGAAAAGGAGAATTGTGACATTAATGGCACAAATGTCAAAGAAATTATGAGAGTGAAGACATTGGCAGAGCTTGATAAAAAGATTACCAACTCCAcctcatcaaaaacaaaactcgGAACTGGTTCGTTAGCCAGACCCCCACCACTGTGTTCCAGTAATTCCCGTAATGCTTCACTGTTCTTGCACAAACCTGCTGTTTGCCAAGCAGAATTTCAGAGGTCACAGAGCAACAGAATAGCTTCCATTCATATTGCTGCACAAAGGAAACTGCACAAAGCTGAGAAAACTGGTCTGTTTTCCCACACAGCAAATGGAACCCATCAGCAAAGCCATCAGAATGTCCAAAGCAACGCCAACAAGCAAACTCGGTCATCTTCCAGCTCTGCAAATAAGACTCAGAAGTCAAAAAATTCAAGTCTGGTTTCAATCGGTGGTCTTTCACAATCTGAACGTGGTATCCCCTATAAAGGAACAGATAACAGGCATACTAAGACAGACCATCAGTTAAAGAGGCCTTTGGATAAAAAATTGGTTTCAGTTAACATGGTTGCAAAAATTAGTGTCCAAACAACCTCAACTGCCAAGATGCAACTGAAGAGCCAAAATCCAGCAAACCGGAATGAGACAAAAATTCAGACAAACAATGTTTCTAAAACCCAGGCTGTGCCAGCAAAACTCCCACAAAAGCACAGAAATCAGAGTGCAGCACCAAAACTTGGGAATAACAgcaaaacacacaacacaaatgcTCAGTGCAATAAGCAGATGACCCGAAAAACACAATCCACAACAGAAAGGCCAAATCAGAGAAAGGACATTTCACATGTTGACACAAGAGTAGATGCTGCGAAAAGCATATCTCTTAACTCTATCATAAATAAAGCCACGAGAacaagtgtctcttcaactgTGTTTAAGCCTGCAAATAGTGGAAATATGGCAGTCATCAAAAATAAACCACAAACTGCAGTTAAACTAACCAATGCCACTGCGTCCACCAAACCATTTGGTCGAAACACCAAGAGTTCTGTGCTGCCACAGTCTACCAATGCCCCTCAAGACCTTCAGCCACTCACTAAGAGATCCAGCCAGGCCAAGCCAACCGTGCAGTTTCAGACTCCTAAACCCAGTTTGTGTCCCAGTACTCAGGGTGTCAGGACAGCCCCTGTGGATGGAAGGAAGAAGCCGACTGCAGCTCAGGAGGAGAGACT GCGTAAACTTCAGGAGTGGCGGGATGCAAGGGGTGTTACATATAAACGTCCCCCAATGCCTGTCCGGCTGGTGAGGAGGAAGACGGTCTCTGCTTTTCCTCAGCCATATTGGACTTCTATGGAGCAGGAAGAATATGTTCATGACTTTGTCTTTGCTGTGGGCCGATCACTTGATGACTGCATTAAATTATTACAGcag GGTTGCCCGGTGGAGCAGGTCAAAGACGTCCTGTCTCGGGTGCCAATGGCACAGAAGTTTGCCAAATACTGGATCTGCCAAGCCAGATTGATGGAAAGAGAAGGAAATCTAGAGATCCTGCCTATGTTCCAGGAGGCTGTTCGTGTAGTAAGAGAG CCAGTGGATGAGCTCCGATCTGTGGTTTTTGAGATCCTTAAAAAGAGACAGGCTCAAG atttgTCTCCTGTTCCTAATGAGCCTGTAGAGACTGAGACAGATGATGAGCAGGAAGCCCATGATAACATAATGTGTACTCCAAAACCTGTCAGTGCCCTCATATGTGGAATGAGGGGAGACTCATCTGTTGTCAAATATAAAATTACAGCCACCCCAGG aGGGAAGAGGAGTCAGCAGGGAGGAGAACCTGGACGAGTAGACGGGCATGAAATCCGCTTCTTTACCCCAGTGCGCCGTTCAGTACGGATTGGGAAAACCTCTTTGTGCTATCCCACAGCCTTGCAGGAACATGACCCATGTGTGACCTCTCTTTGTGACCTTGTGGTCGGGGACGAGAGTAATGGAGAGCTCAAAGGTGACGCACAACCCCAGAGCTCCCCTGTGTATGTGTTCCGGGAAAATGAAGCACTGAGAGACCATGTTACAGTTCAACTTGTTTATCCAGATGAGGTTGAAACATAA